The nucleotide window tccacaaatacaggtgtgccaagcttgtagcgtcataccttgTATTCGCTggcaaagatgcttcaacaaggtactgagtaaagggtctgaatacttagggttctccagagggtggtgtagtcaccccaacgcatcaccgggggcaccctgcctgccctccaggaaatctacagtacccgatgtcacaggaagggcaaaaagatcatcaaggacatcaacccgagccacggcctgttcactaCGCTATCATCCGtatggcgaggtcagtacaggtgcatcaacgctgggaccgagagaccaacaaacagcttctatctcaaagccatcagacggTTAAATACCCATCACAAGGCGACTACCACCATATTACTCAACTCTGTACCTTAGAGGATGCTGCCctgtgtacatagacatggaatccctggtcactttaataatggaacactagtcactttaataatgtttacatactgctttactcatctcatacgtatatatactgtattctaattTATTTTTTGTCAATACAACTCAGACATTActtgtccatatatttatatatttctaaattccattattttacttttaaatgtgtgtgtattgttgtgaattgttagatactactgcactgttggagctaggaagaaaagcatttcactacacacacaataatgtctgctaaatatgtttatgtgaccaataaaaggTGATTTTGATGTGATGTTATTGTGTATTAAAGGTAGTAACCCTTTAAACATAATGTTCAGTTaatttatgtatttatatattggTTCCATTACCTTGTAAGCAAACTATGAACTgctcttagtctatgccactctgataTTGCTCATCAATATGTTTATATATTCTTAGTtcaattcctttacttagatttgtgtgtattaggtatttgctgtgaaattgtaaaaaattacttgttagatattgcttcACTGTCAGATCTAGATGCATGAGCATTTCgcaacacacacaataacatctgctgaacacatgtttgtgaccaataaaatgtgatttgatatgaTTTCTAATGAGTGACTGCAATCCACACTTTGGTTTTGATAGTCACTGCCCACAAACAATAATGTTATCATTTTCAGACAAACACGTTTCTTCCTTCAGCACACTACTACAACAGTGTGACTGTTTTGGAATATAATATTCAATATATTTCCTTTAACACCCTCTGTGTTGTGTGCTTATTGTTTaaccattgatatgttctagGTTATTTTGAGAACTTAAGGAGCATCAGGTACTGCTGAATATCTACCAATAGCATGTCCATCTTATTGTGataaattacactggtcactgttcaaaacatttataaagtattaAGAAAGTATGAATAGTTTTCACTTTAGATTAGGGCCTGCAAAAATACTTTACTAATGATCAGTAAATGATTTATAAGGATATTTATTAAACATCTACAAATGATCTTCTGAATCGTTATTACAGACTATACAAGTTGTTAATAAGCGTGTGAATAACTAGATTATTAAAacaaatgtgggagtaatgacACATGAATGATGAATAAACTATTTACTAATCCATAATACATTCTTTATTACAAAgtgttattataaagtgttaccaatctCTACATTAATTCAGACTCCACAGCATCTGAGAGAGCTGCTCTGGCTTGACTCAGCATACCCAGTATGCTGAGGTTGAACTGTCTGCTGCGGTCCCCTGATCTGTTGTGCTTAATCGTTAATGCATATAGCAGTAATTTATAAATTTGAGAATCCCTAGCTGAgaaacatttaacaaatgtggGCTTAAAGATTAATAAATGGTAAGCAAACTGTAAATTCCTTACACATGGTTTATTACTGAAGTGTTACTTATAATTGCATATTCTTACATTTGACCATACACTACTTTCACAATGCACCATTGAGTTATACTTGGACTTTATCTGATATCATATTGTACATTTCCATTTTACTGCACTTGTTGAAGGCATGTGTGTCCCAATTGAGTCACGAGAGGATGATGTAAAGCATACATAATAACTCATGATGTCCTCAAAATGTACTTTTAGAATACTTACATACTATTTATCATTAAATAACATGAAACAACAACAGACTTTGTTATTTGGAATATACAAACCAAAATGTCTATATAGTTTTTAAAAACAAGCTTAATCCTTCCGTTGCCTTCACCAAGTCATTCCATTCCAATCCAGACTAATTCTGTATCAACAccacatacagtggggcaaaaaagtatttagtcagccaccaattttGTGATTTTCTGCAtattttttcctcattttgtctgtcatagttgaagtgtacctatgatggaaattacaggcctctctcatctttttaagtgggagaacttgcacaattggtggctgactaaatacttttttgccccactgtatatctatGACAACAACACTGAGATAAGTCACGTTAGTGTATTGTTACATGAATGAAGCAATTACAGCAATGGTATAACAAAACTATATTAAACTAATGTTTGTCAAACATAGGTTCAGAGTTAAAATATGTTTAGCTGTCACTTTGAACCATGGATAAAAGAAAGCATAAATGATTGGATTGATAAAAGAATTAACTAGGGGCAGAAGACCGATGACAAATGATACATTGTCACTTAAAAAAGACATAAGAAAGAAAGAGGAAAATAGAAATGGAATCCAACAAATTAGATAGTTGAAAACAACAATTGACAGAGTTTTTGCTGCTTTTCTCTCAGACTTATTTGCCTGTACAGTTTTAACACCAGACACACTGGCAGCCTCTTTTGAAAATATCTTTCTGGCCTGTGATCTGGCCACCACAAAGATTTTCATATAAAGTGTTATAATAATAGAGCACGGGACAACCGTTGTAATTACAAGGTCAATTATATTACTCCATGTTATTTCAACAGTAAAACATTCTTTCAAACACCTactttgtacatttacatttacaaggTTTTTTATAATAGCAGCACGATATATGATACAACAACACCAGGTAATGGATATACAACACATCattcttgttattgttattctagAGTGGTACAATAAGGGATCACACACAGCAACATAGCGGTCAATAGATATCAAGACCAAATTACCCAGAGATAAAGAAGTACATAAAAAGGAGATGTATGCatgaaacacacagaaatattccCCAAAACTCCAGCATGATTCCATTATTGCTACAGTCATTACTGGTATCACAATCAGTCCCACCAGGAGATCTGCCACAGCCAGAGAGAGGATGAGCAGGTTGGTTTGCGTGTGGAGCTGCTTGaagtgagagatggagatgatCACCAGTATGTTCAAAAATACTGTAACTGCTGAAAACAATGAGAAGAAGATGTACAGTGTAATGTAGATAGATGTCGATAGCAAAGCCTTTCTGCAAGAAGAATTTCCGTCTTGAAAACAGTATTGAACATCTTCATGTTTCTCCATTTGTAATAAAAGGCAAAAATGCTGAGGTCCTTctcctgcttggtcctgtgtatgACCCTGTCAGGTCCGCCTTCTGACAAACTCTGAGCTCTGCCTCTCTATTTATCCCTGAGTTACTGACAGAAACTCCCTTCCCCAGCGTCTTTgatctacacacaaacacacacacacgcgtgtgtgtgcgtgagccCACAAATTAACAAACAGTTAAGTAAACAAATCATTTATGAAAGCATGATGTAATGTATGACAGGATTGTATGTTGCTGTGCCCACCTAGCCTGTCCTTCAGTCTTACTGATAGTTAGATATGAGATTGTTTTCACCGATTTaaccaaatcaaaatgtatttgtcacatgctccgaatacaacagttgtagaccttacttgcaagcccttaaccagcattgcagttcaagaagagttaagaaaatatttaccaaacaatctaaagtaaaaaataacacaataacatagCAATAAcaaagctatatacaggatgtaTCAGTGTGGGGgagagggtacaggttagtcgaggtaatttgtaaatgtatttagtggtgaagtgactatgcttagataataaacagtgagtagcagagaagtacaaaacaaatggagggggcaTTAATGTAATTGTCCGGTggcaatttgattaattgttcagcagtcttatggcttgggggtagaagctgtttaaggagccttttggtcctagacttggcgctccggtaccgcttgcttggcggtagcagagaaaacattcTATGACTTGGGTAACTGGAGTCTCTGAAAATTTTATTGgctttcctctgataccgcctattatataggtcctggatggcaggaagcttggccccactgatgtactgggacgtacgcactaccgtctgtagtgccttacggtcagatgccgagcggttgccataccaggcagtgatgcaaccggtcaagatgctctagatggagcagctgtagaactttttgatgatctggggaaccatgccaagtcttttcagtctcctgagggggaaaaggttttgttgtgccctcttcacgactgtcttggtgtgtttggaccatgatagtcaTGAAgatttgcttgtttgatggttcgtctgagggcgcaGCGGGATTTGTTATAAgggtccggattagtgtcccgctccttgaaagcggcagctctagcctttagctcgatgcggatgtagcctgtaatccatggcttctggttgggatatgtatgttcggtcactgtggggactacttcatcaatgcacttattgatgaagatgatgactgaggtggtaaactcctcagtgccattggatgaatcccggaacgtaTTCCAttctgtgcttgcaaaacagtcctgtagcgtagcatccgcgtcatctgaccacttccgcatTGAGCAAGTCACTTGTACTTCCTgcattagtttttgcttgtaagcaggaatctggaggatagaataatggtcagatttgcaaaatggagggcgggggagagcttcgTATGTATCTCTGTGACGTGCTGGTAAAAATGTGGGAAAAccgatttaagtttgcctgcattaaagttcccgggcagtaggagcaccgcttctggatgagcattttcttgtttggttATGGCCTTATGCattggttgagtgtggtcttagtgccagcatcggtctgtggttgTAAATAGACagatacaaataatatagatgagaactctcttggtagatagtgtggtctacaggttatcataaggtactctacctcaggcgagcaatactttgagacttctttaatattagacatcgtgcaccagctgttattgacaaaaaagacacacacacacaccctccccacgTCTTACTAGACATAGCATCTCTGTTCTGCctgtgcatggaaaatcccgtgAGCTCCATATTATACGTGtcctcgttcagccacgactcggtgaaacataagatattacagttcttaatgtcctgTTAGTAggataatcgtaggtcatcaattttattttccaatgattgcacgttagcaagcaAAACGGAAGGCAGCGGGAGTTTACttgctcgcctacggattctcataAGGCAGCCCGAATTGCGTcctcttttcctctgtcttttcttcacacaaatgATCTGGGCCTATTCCCGGGAGAGTAGTATATCcgtctcgtcggactcgttaaacgAAAAAGCATTTTCCAGTTCGTGGTGGGTaatctctgttctgatgtccagaatttATTTTCGGTCATTAGAGACGGTagtagcaacattatgtacagaatAGGTAAAagaataagttacaaacaatgcaaaaactaacaaaatagcataaTTGGTCaggagcatgtaaaacgtcagccatcctcttcggcacAATCTTAACATTTGTTGGGTTCcatgggtaggccgtcattgtaaataagaatttgttcttaactgacttgcctagttaaatacaggttaaataaaaaaaatattttaaaaaatgagaaaaaaatgtattttctcaaTTGAGCAATTTTATTGGGAAAATATAGTATgggtgatgttttggtcactcaAAGGCTGTTTTAGATGGGAAATAGGATAACTGTGCAGACTAACTGTTTTGGGTGATGTCAGTGCTGAGTTTGGAACATATTCCACAACCTCAGGAGACATGACGGCATGCCACATGTCAGACGGCCAGTGTGTAGGAAAGTAGTATCGCAGTATCACCTAATTCTATCTGTTGTAATGGCCAAGTATATTATCTGATTAATGTGGTATTCGTTTCCTGACACAGGAACAAGCCAGTTGATCAGAAAATGTCGTGCTGTATCAGAAAGTGCTGTCTGTCTAGACAGAAAAATACCTTGAAGTCAGCCCTCCTCAACAGTTTCAACGGTATTGTcaagtcctgaccatagaaagcttttattttctatggtagagtaggtcagggcatgacaggtttttttttctagtttaaaTATTCTATGTTGGGTGGttatagtttctgtatttctatgttgtttttttgggatgatctccaattagaggcagccggtcatcattgtctctaattggggatcatatttaagttgttgtttttcccactaggttttgtgggagattattttgaattagtgtatgttgcacctcttcgccacggtttgttattttgtttatttgtttatttgtatgtcttgcatagtttcacagttataataaaatgtggaacgatacacacgctgcgctttggtccgcacCTTCATACGACAAAGGTGACAGAATCTaccaccaccagaggaccaagcagcgtggtaaacaggaatggacctgggaggaaatattggacgggaaaggaccctggaggcaggaagGGGAGTATCACCGTCCAAAGGAGGAGATtgaagcagcgagagcagaacgcCGATATTACGAGGCGTTATACCATCAAGGCAAGCACGAGAGGTAGCCCCCAAATTATTTTTGGTGGGGGGGTCACACGGGGAGTTTTGTGGAGTCAGGTttgggacctgagccaactcctcgtgcttaccgtggagagccgaggggtgaaccagagcctGTCACGGAGACGAGTGAGGAactcgacgcaagattccggagagaggtgttggcattgagagcgctgcagagcgTGCGTGAGGAGcatgacaccagtccggtgtcatatgcacccgtttcacgcatctggccttcagtgcgcctccccagtctggtacgtcctgggTCTCCTCCACGCACTCGCTTTAGGGAGCGTGTGAcctgtcaggcaccatgttttgcggtgATACGCACGGTGTATACAGTGCGCATTCActgcccagtgcgtcctgtgccagcgccacgcacttgccgggctaaagtgagcatccagccaggacggattgtgccagccctacgctccagacctccagtgcgcctccacagcccagtacgccctgtgcctgctcctcgcactcgccctgaagtgcgtgtcacccgtctggggccacctgtcccggctacacgcactaggccttcagtgagtctctccagtccggtgtgtcctgttcctgctccccgcactcgccctgaggggAGTGTTACCAGtttggcgccacctgtgccagccttacgcatcaggcctccagtgcgcctgcccaggccggggtatcctgttcctgctccccgcactcgccctgaggtgcgtgttaccagtctggcgccacctgtgccagccccacgcatcaggcctccagtgcgcctgcccagtccggtgtgtcctgttcctgctacacgcactcaccctgaggtgcatgttaccagtctggcgccacctgtgccagccccacgcatcaggcctccagtgcccattcccagtccagagcttccggcaacagttccgagtccggagcttccggcgacagttcccagtccggagcttccgacgacagttcccagtccagagcttttggtgacagttcccagtctggagcttccggtgacagttcccagtctggagcttccggtgacagttcccagtccggagcttccggcgacagttcccagtccggagcttcggGAGACGTTTTACATTACGGAACCTACGgcgatggcccacagtccggaacctcctgagacggcccgcagtccggagcatcctgagacggcccgcagtccggagcctccagcgatgtcccccagcctggagcctccagcgacgtcccccagtctggagcctccagcgacgtcccccagtctgCAGACTCCAGTGacatcccccagtccggagcctccagcgacatcccccagtacggagcctccagcaacatcccccagtccggagcctccagcgacggtctgcagttcggagtcttcagcgatggtctgcagtccggagtctccagcggcggtctgcagtccggagcctccggcgatgatccacggtccggtgacacaaaagtgGGGGGATCAGctggcggagcgggggctacgctATGCTGGTGGataagcaggatgagagggttcttcgtcccgcaccagaaccgcctccgatgcaggaggatccgcaggatgagaaggttcttcgtcctgcaccagagccgccaccgacattagacacccaccctaaccctccctgtttttttgttgtttaggtttttgcattcggagtccgcacctttgggggaggggggggggtactgtcacgtcctgaccatagaaagcttttattttctatggtagagtaggtcggggcatgacagggggttttCTCTAGTTTCAATTTTCTATGTTGGGTGGTTCTAATTTCTGTATTTCTAttttggccttccctgtagctcagttggtagagcatggtgtttgcaacgccagggttgtgggttcgattcccacggggggccagcactgaaaaaaaaatgtatgcattcactactgtaagtcgctctggataagagcgtctgctaaatgactaaaatgtaaatgtaaaaaaaatgttgttttttgggggggatgatctccaattagaggcagctggtcatcgttgtgtCTAAtttgggatcatatttaagttgttgtttttcccactactttttgtgggagattattttgaattagtgtatgttgcacctcttcgccacggtttgttattttgtttatttgtttatttgtatgtcttgcatagtttcacagttataacaaaatgtggaacgatacacacgctgcgctttggtccgctccttcatacgacaaacgtgacaggtAGCCCCCACCCAGACCCGTGGCACAAGGACCATCTATAATGCTAATCTAACTACTGTATAGTAACAGCAAACATACCTTGCACAAAATCCTGTGATTGTATGACTGTCACTTTTGGGGCATTAATATTTATGACCTTATTCGGTAGCACTTTATAATAATGTTCAGAAATAAATCTGTTGTTCGGCATTTACAGTGTTTTGTTCGTAAACCATTTacaaatcaaatatttttttgaaTCTAAATTGAGAGCTATTTGTACTTTTGAAATAATGATTCAATGTTTTGAGTGACCTGTGTAATTTCTCACAATAAGTAAACATTTAAGGTGTCAAAATGGActagaacatatcaatggttgtaACATATACActtggagtcaggaagcaggtgcagaaggtaaGTTAAATGATGAGAAAAAGCAGATTTAACAAAACAGGAGAAACGTACTGAACGTGAacaaaaccaatactgcctgaagacTGAGGCTAcatgaagggagagtaatcagggtggtgatgatgTCCATGTTTGCGCAATGATGGTGCGCAATGATGATTGCCAGGTGTGCacaatgtgggttgccaggaccgatGGTTAGTAGATCAACGAAGTCGAGCACCCGAAGGAGCAGGAGTAGGTGTGACAGTACCGGTTTGTATTGAGTACATCAACAGCCAATCTCTCATCCCAAGGGGAAGTACATGCGTTTTGGAGGGCAGGTGGCAGGAGAAGGTTCCCTCTCCTGAGCCTGGCAGATTTCCAAATCTACGTCCAAAAACAGGCCAGATTGATGGGCTGGAGGACTCTCACTGGACCTTACACCGACGAGGAAAAGCAGGTCCTCCGGCATCCTGGTCCCCAGGCGGTGATTCTCATCTtcgaccaggagatggtggggtTATGTTGGAGTTGGAGCCACGGGAGGCCTTGGAAACTTTGTGTACGGGTGCAGTGATGATGAGGAAAGGAAGGGTTTCCTGGTGTATTGGTCtcacggtgagggtgagtggtactgtgatgtgtgttactgtgacggATCCCAATGGCCATTTATCCAGGGCTTGGACAGAAAAAGGAGATGTATGACGTTAAGTTCAGGGAGGAGGCGAGGGCCTGGTCGATGAAGTTCTCCACGGCACTggagtccactagagctgtagagAAAACACTAGAGGGACAGCCAGCCAGTGAAATGGGAACCAGAAAGGGTTTGGTGGAAAACAATGATAACGGAATACTCACGCCTACCCTGGGAGACCGAAGGTCATGGGGCCACCCATCTGCTCTAGTGGACCCCGGGTTGGTCATCGCGATGAGAGTGTCCAAGGATATGTTGTCATGCCGACAAGTCAACTCTGCCTGGACCTCTTCGTGCAACTGACTGTGGAATAGATTGCAGAGCGCCGGCTCATACCGTCCGCTGGAGGCTGCCTCAGTCCGAAAGGTGAGGGCATTCTCCGCAGTGGTCTGGTCACACTGCCAGAGTAGAAAAAGTCTCTCACCTCCCTTTCTGCTCTCTGGAGGATGGTCGAAGAATaccctgaacagagccatgaagcTCTCATAGGACctcaggtcctcctctcctctctccatgacTGTCATAGCCCATTCCAGCGACCTTCCGGTCAGCAGGGAAATTACCGTGGCAACCTTGGAACTCTCGGTGGTGGGGCTCCCATCTGATAGgtgaaatagagggagcactggtgTAGAAAGCCACAGCATTTCGATGGAATGCCGTCATACTTCTCCAGAAGGGACAGTcgggcatcgctgacctgggTGGACAGCTGAGGACTGCTGGGGGACTGGCTCACTGTGACGACCCGTGGTAGGAGGCTCTCCGTCAGAGGTATGGAGAACCtcactggtggtggtggtgttggtggagtAGATGACCCCGTTCATCAACCGTCTGGAAGATGCTGTTATCTTAAGCTGCTTCCATGTTTTctgaggcagtattctgtaacgtATACGCTAGGAGTCAGGAGCAGAAGGTAAGTTTAAGGATGAGAAAAAGCAGATAAAAAAAGGAGACGTACTGAACGTGAacaaaaccaatactgcctgaagacTGAGGCTAGTGAATGCTACataaagggagagtaatcaggatGGTGATGAAGTCCAGCTGTGCGTAATGATGGACTGCAGGAGTGcgcaatgatggttgccaggaccggtggttagcaGACCAGCGATGTCGAGCACAGAGGGAGCAGTAGTAGGTGTGACAATGATAAAAGAATAAGTACAGTACACAACACAGGATGTTTAAGGAAATATATCTAACATTTAATTCACAAACACTGTTGTTTAACAACTATTTGTAAAGACGTGAGGAGGTGTTGTATTGCAAATATTTTGCTAATGTTGTCAACCTCACAAACACAACCTAATCATAAAACAGGGA belongs to Salmo trutta chromosome 20, fSalTru1.1, whole genome shotgun sequence and includes:
- the LOC115155321 gene encoding trace amine-associated receptor 13c-like, whose product is MEKHEDVQYCFQDGNSSCRKALLSTSIYITLYIFFSLFSAVTVFLNILVIISISHFKQLHTQTNLLILSLAVADLLVGLIVIPVMTVAIMESCWSFGEYFCVFHAYISFLCTSLSLGNLVLISIDRYVAVCDPLLYHSRITITRMMCCISITWCCCIIYRAAIIKNLVNVNVQSRCLKECFTVEITWSNIIDLVITTVVPCSIIITLYMKIFVVARSQARKIFSKEAASVSGVKTVQANKSERKAAKTLSIVVFNYLICWIPFLFSSFFLMSFLSDNVSFVIGLLPLVNSFINPIIYAFFYPWFKVTAKHILTLNLCLTNISLI